A genomic stretch from Haloarchaeobius amylolyticus includes:
- a CDS encoding 30S ribosomal protein S6e, whose product MASFNVVVADPETGATHQLEAEEQDANRFMNKEIGDTVDGAAVGLDGCTLEITGGSDDAGRPMRADIAGAQLKEVLMKEQSVGYNPDRPGQRKRLTIRGRVVSDATSQINTKVVETGEQSVAELLGLEGDDDEDADEE is encoded by the coding sequence ATGGCGAGTTTCAACGTCGTCGTTGCGGACCCCGAGACGGGCGCGACACACCAGCTCGAAGCAGAGGAACAGGACGCGAACCGATTCATGAACAAGGAGATCGGCGACACGGTCGACGGCGCCGCCGTCGGCCTCGACGGCTGCACGCTCGAGATCACGGGCGGCTCCGACGACGCCGGGCGGCCGATGCGCGCCGACATCGCCGGTGCCCAGCTCAAGGAGGTCCTGATGAAGGAGCAGTCGGTCGGCTACAACCCCGACCGTCCGGGCCAGCGCAAGCGCCTGACCATCCGTGGCCGCGTCGTCTCCGACGCGACGAGCCAGATCAACACGAAGGTCGTCGAGACGGGCGAGCAGTCCGTCGCCGAGCTCCTCGGTCTCGAGGGCGACGACGACGAAGACGCAGACGAAGAGTAA
- a CDS encoding DUF7112 family protein, with translation MADRVSSDAVPTVRAKLQKHGATDRLRIELPADEAAQFPEGEVVRMMLDGKERHARIESHLTSDGLVIAGVYDSPSAAREKNGEDRLAEWCSKHNRSAGGSVLVDVIEDEFQYGLRAPGDRAFYTALEKPSDSLASIAEDIED, from the coding sequence ATGGCTGATCGCGTTTCTTCCGATGCAGTGCCGACGGTGCGAGCGAAGTTACAGAAACACGGGGCGACCGACCGCCTCCGAATCGAACTCCCGGCCGACGAGGCCGCACAGTTCCCCGAGGGCGAGGTCGTCCGGATGATGCTCGACGGGAAGGAGCGTCACGCCCGCATCGAGTCGCACCTGACCAGCGACGGGCTGGTCATCGCGGGCGTCTACGACTCGCCGTCGGCGGCGCGCGAGAAGAACGGCGAGGACCGCCTCGCCGAGTGGTGCTCGAAGCACAACCGCAGCGCTGGCGGGTCGGTGCTGGTCGACGTCATCGAAGACGAGTTCCAGTACGGCCTGCGGGCCCCGGGAGACCGCGCGTTCTACACCGCACTGGAGAAACCCAGCGACAGTCTCGCGTCCATCGCCGAGGATATCGAGGATTAG
- a CDS encoding PadR family transcriptional regulator: protein MYDDPDSRSVFSDLTAAATGDDGGEDQYELTIGSAPKADDKSVERELDEMLESVEAALPADHADFDETIIKENLDEILLMLISLRGETHGKELISDLTRLFDAQLSPGTVYPSLHQLEDDDTLRMHKKVRTKEYSIQDEHQVRVTVERTMLQHLAFGYLLYSFLPRL from the coding sequence ATGTACGACGACCCCGATTCCCGCTCGGTGTTCAGCGACCTCACGGCCGCTGCCACCGGCGACGATGGCGGTGAAGACCAGTACGAACTGACCATCGGCTCCGCGCCGAAAGCCGACGACAAGTCCGTCGAGCGCGAGCTCGACGAGATGCTCGAATCGGTCGAAGCGGCGCTACCGGCCGACCACGCGGACTTCGACGAGACCATCATCAAGGAGAACCTCGACGAGATACTCCTGATGCTCATCTCGCTGCGCGGCGAGACCCACGGCAAGGAGCTCATCTCCGACCTCACGCGCCTGTTCGACGCCCAGCTCAGCCCGGGGACGGTCTACCCCAGCCTGCACCAGCTAGAGGACGACGACACTCTCCGGATGCACAAGAAGGTCCGGACCAAGGAGTACTCCATCCAGGACGAACACCAGGTCCGCGTGACCGTCGAGCGCACGATGCTCCAGCACCTCGCGTTCGGCTACCTGCTCTACTCGTTCCTCCCCCGGCTCTAA
- a CDS encoding FlaD/FlaE family flagellar protein, which translates to MSLHTEKPYLRSMPSTPGAMEATMEWARYLGETFGTSGALNCLRYYEHLGWIAPTVRDAMVTYIRGLSLAEIHNRKYDEPATLEYPLETLSGTPFGTHARSLKYIAKMAGDDLEEHLMLARLAERRVEKDLDEDEPARQEIIRAIGDD; encoded by the coding sequence ATGTCACTGCACACCGAGAAACCGTACCTGCGGTCGATGCCCAGCACTCCGGGGGCCATGGAGGCCACCATGGAGTGGGCTCGCTACCTCGGTGAGACGTTCGGGACCAGCGGGGCGCTCAACTGCCTGCGGTACTACGAGCACCTCGGCTGGATCGCCCCGACCGTCCGCGACGCGATGGTGACCTACATCCGGGGGCTCTCCCTCGCGGAGATCCACAACCGGAAGTACGACGAGCCGGCGACGCTCGAGTACCCGCTCGAGACGCTCTCGGGGACCCCCTTCGGGACCCACGCCCGCTCGCTGAAGTACATCGCGAAGATGGCCGGCGACGACCTCGAAGAGCACCTGATGCTCGCCCGGCTGGCGGAACGCCGCGTCGAGAAGGACCTCGACGAGGACGAACCCGCCAGACAGGAGATCATCAGGGCCATCGGCGACGACTGA
- the flaJ gene encoding archaellar assembly protein FlaJ, which produces MSTASQQPGDVNALLSSIQEAYRRMEMPVRTYLLIIVLPSFVFAVGTIAVTFALSLSLTVGGPLVLLGVFSVFAALLYPKAVQDRQRKQIRQRFHLFLTHITVLSMTNINRIEIFRTLAEEDEYQALAEEMGYLVALVDTWNQSLDDACRMRARQVNSPLLSDFLERLAYTIGGGQQISEFLIDEQESIIQQFVIRYEADLNKLDVMKELYLSMMLSTAFVLVFAIVLPVLVGVNPTLAVGAVIVMFVIVQAGFVYAIHAVSPYDPVWYIQETAGDYPLKRAMPAVVVGGALSIVAFAVVGGILLGYLPVESDVLPLPIMAAIPVTPLLIPGWLVRREEKKVQDRDSEFPSFIRALGAVESVKQTSTGNVLESLRKKDFGSLTKNIDNLFKRLNIRIDSTRSWALFAAETGSYLIQKFGDMYVEGRRMGGDPKMLGQVISRNLGEVLKVREQRQQATTTLIGVLYGLTAASVFSFFVGLEVVELLMQITEDMDLSASQMSFLLSTKQYDIQTIEFLLILTIVLNALLSSIMVRVTDRGHMLSGYVHFVALTWTGALTAELTRYVVDALITV; this is translated from the coding sequence ATGTCCACCGCCAGCCAGCAACCCGGCGACGTGAACGCCCTGCTGTCCTCCATCCAGGAGGCGTACCGCCGGATGGAGATGCCGGTCAGGACCTACCTGCTCATCATCGTCCTGCCGTCGTTCGTGTTCGCGGTCGGGACCATCGCGGTCACGTTCGCGCTGTCGCTCTCGCTGACGGTCGGCGGGCCGCTGGTCCTGCTCGGTGTCTTCTCGGTGTTCGCGGCGCTGCTGTACCCGAAGGCGGTCCAGGACAGACAGCGCAAGCAGATACGCCAGCGCTTTCACCTGTTCCTGACCCACATCACGGTCCTCTCGATGACGAACATCAACCGCATCGAGATCTTCCGCACCCTCGCCGAGGAGGACGAGTACCAGGCCCTCGCCGAGGAGATGGGCTACCTCGTCGCGCTGGTCGACACGTGGAACCAGAGCCTCGACGACGCCTGCCGGATGCGCGCCCGGCAGGTGAACTCCCCCCTCCTGTCGGACTTCCTCGAACGTCTCGCGTACACCATCGGGGGCGGCCAGCAGATATCGGAGTTCCTCATCGACGAACAGGAGAGCATCATCCAGCAGTTCGTCATCCGGTACGAGGCCGACCTGAACAAGCTCGACGTAATGAAAGAGCTCTACCTCTCGATGATGCTGTCGACCGCGTTCGTCCTCGTGTTCGCCATCGTCCTGCCCGTGCTCGTCGGCGTGAACCCGACGCTCGCGGTCGGGGCGGTCATCGTGATGTTCGTCATCGTCCAGGCCGGCTTCGTCTACGCCATCCACGCCGTCTCCCCGTACGACCCGGTGTGGTACATCCAGGAGACGGCGGGGGACTACCCCCTCAAGCGCGCCATGCCCGCGGTGGTCGTCGGGGGCGCGCTCTCCATCGTCGCGTTCGCCGTCGTCGGCGGTATCCTGCTCGGGTACCTGCCCGTCGAGAGCGACGTCCTCCCCCTGCCCATCATGGCGGCCATCCCGGTGACGCCCCTGCTGATTCCGGGCTGGCTAGTCCGGCGCGAGGAGAAGAAGGTCCAGGACCGCGACAGCGAGTTCCCGAGTTTCATCCGGGCGCTCGGGGCGGTCGAGTCCGTCAAGCAGACCTCGACGGGCAACGTCCTCGAATCGCTCCGGAAGAAGGACTTCGGGTCGCTCACCAAGAACATCGACAACCTGTTCAAGCGCCTGAACATCCGCATCGACTCGACGCGCTCGTGGGCGCTCTTTGCGGCCGAGACGGGGTCGTACCTCATCCAGAAGTTCGGCGACATGTACGTCGAGGGCCGGCGGATGGGCGGCGACCCGAAGATGCTCGGGCAGGTCATCTCGCGGAACCTCGGCGAGGTCCTGAAGGTGCGCGAGCAGCGCCAGCAGGCGACGACGACGCTCATCGGCGTCCTCTACGGGCTGACCGCCGCCTCGGTGTTCTCCTTCTTCGTCGGGCTGGAGGTCGTCGAGTTGCTGATGCAGATCACCGAGGACATGGACCTGAGCGCGAGCCAGATGAGCTTCCTGCTGTCGACGAAGCAGTACGACATCCAGACCATCGAGTTCCTGCTCATCCTGACCATCGTGCTGAACGCGCTCCTCTCCTCCATCATGGTCCGCGTGACCGACCGTGGCCACATGCTGAGTGGGTACGTCCACTTCGTGGCACTCACCTGGACCGGGGCCCTCACGGCCGAGCTGACCCGGTACGTCGTGGACGCCCTCATCACGGTGTGA
- a CDS encoding type II/IV secretion system ATPase subunit produces MAEYGTTRMSSELRAQAEQHLHLMEHLQEFGAEFGEYPTLVEDPGDYGSDRPNVCYQVSEDVFVHVFGDLGIDTTYYCIEPTLSDQERDLYAQVRQRILDRSVTRPAPTENEEFEKHLDELLNEVVTVGGAIRGIGGALGGNLTVDRQTYESLRYHLQRDIVGLGPLDPVMQDPENEDIHVIGPHQCDIDHGTYGMVGTNVDFGSLEAFQNWIRNMGERMDTPVSDSHPIIDSTLPDGSRVNIIFSDDVSVKGPSLTIRQGEEIPLSIFQITKWGTLSPELSAYLWLCLENEQTVFVVGETASGKTTTLNASLSFIPNDSKIYTAEDTAEVKPPQETWQQLLTREGSGDDSADVDMFDLVAAALRSRPDYIIVGEVRGAEGQMAFQAAQTGHPVMLTFHASDIVSMIQRFTGAPINVPETFMDNCDVALFQNRVKQGDKVLRRVTSVQEIEGYSDYEGGVVTRQAFNWDPREDTVDFTGRNNSYVLEEQIAELLGYQDTRLIYDELDRRAELIRRAMDADILGYHEVNEFIADFQRDGLEGIPVETADLRMTI; encoded by the coding sequence ATGGCGGAGTACGGCACCACCCGGATGTCCTCGGAGCTGCGCGCACAGGCCGAACAGCACCTGCACCTCATGGAGCACCTCCAGGAGTTCGGTGCGGAGTTCGGCGAGTACCCGACGCTGGTCGAGGACCCCGGCGACTACGGGTCCGACCGGCCGAACGTCTGCTACCAGGTGTCCGAGGACGTGTTCGTCCACGTCTTCGGGGACCTCGGCATCGACACCACGTACTACTGCATCGAGCCGACCCTCTCCGACCAGGAGCGCGACCTGTACGCACAGGTCCGCCAGCGCATCCTCGACCGGTCGGTGACCCGCCCCGCCCCGACCGAGAACGAGGAGTTCGAGAAGCACCTCGACGAGTTGCTGAACGAGGTCGTCACGGTCGGCGGGGCCATCCGGGGCATCGGCGGCGCCCTCGGCGGGAACCTCACCGTCGACCGCCAGACCTACGAGTCGCTGCGCTACCACCTGCAACGGGACATCGTCGGCCTCGGGCCGCTCGACCCGGTCATGCAGGACCCGGAGAACGAGGACATCCACGTCATCGGCCCGCACCAGTGCGACATCGACCACGGGACCTACGGGATGGTCGGCACGAACGTCGACTTCGGCTCGCTGGAGGCGTTCCAGAACTGGATCCGCAACATGGGCGAGCGCATGGACACCCCCGTCTCGGATTCGCACCCCATCATCGACTCGACGCTGCCGGACGGGTCGCGTGTGAACATCATCTTCTCCGACGACGTCTCCGTCAAGGGGCCCTCGCTGACCATCCGCCAGGGCGAGGAGATTCCGCTCTCCATCTTCCAGATCACGAAGTGGGGCACGCTCTCGCCCGAGCTGAGCGCGTACCTCTGGCTCTGCCTGGAGAACGAACAGACGGTGTTCGTCGTCGGCGAGACGGCGTCCGGGAAGACCACGACGCTCAACGCGAGCCTCTCGTTCATCCCGAACGACTCGAAGATATACACCGCCGAGGACACCGCCGAGGTGAAGCCGCCACAGGAGACGTGGCAGCAACTCCTCACGCGCGAGGGCTCGGGCGACGACAGCGCCGACGTCGACATGTTCGACCTCGTCGCGGCCGCGCTGCGCTCGCGCCCCGACTACATCATCGTCGGTGAGGTGCGTGGCGCGGAGGGCCAGATGGCGTTCCAGGCCGCCCAGACCGGCCACCCGGTGATGCTCACCTTCCACGCCTCCGACATCGTCTCGATGATACAGCGCTTCACCGGCGCGCCCATCAACGTCCCCGAGACGTTCATGGACAACTGCGACGTGGCGCTGTTCCAGAACCGCGTCAAGCAGGGCGACAAGGTGCTGCGCCGGGTGACCTCGGTCCAGGAGATAGAGGGCTACTCCGACTACGAGGGCGGTGTCGTCACGCGACAGGCGTTCAACTGGGACCCCCGCGAGGACACCGTCGACTTCACCGGCCGGAACAACTCCTACGTGCTCGAAGAGCAGATCGCGGAGCTGCTCGGCTACCAGGACACGCGGCTCATCTACGACGAACTCGACCGCCGCGCCGAACTCATCCGGCGGGCCATGGACGCCGACATCCTCGGCTACCACGAGGTCAACGAGTTCATCGCCGACTTCCAGCGCGACGGGCTGGAGGGTATCCCCGTCGAGACGGCCGACCTCCGGATGACCATCTGA
- a CDS encoding ATPase domain-containing protein, which produces MNDYYSLGLTDTDRVNHAFGGGIPAGSIVLVEGVDGAGKSVLSQRIAYGVADEDAYVGYVSTELTAGEFIRQMHSLSYDVVDHLLSGKVLFLHADVDTHRNGDRRELLSRLTQPSLLWQGDVVVVDAFSAFLRNDPTFDAITGVGDEDHKMENVLTYLQGMTAKGKSVVLTVDPDAVTEKAMTPIRSVADVFLQIETETVGQAIRRTIRVRRFTNMRDPVDDSIGFNVQQGRGLTIVNRTVA; this is translated from the coding sequence ATGAACGACTACTACTCGCTCGGGTTGACCGACACGGACCGCGTGAACCACGCCTTCGGCGGCGGTATCCCCGCCGGGAGCATCGTGCTCGTCGAGGGGGTCGACGGCGCCGGCAAGTCGGTGCTGAGCCAGCGCATCGCCTACGGCGTCGCCGACGAGGACGCCTACGTCGGCTACGTCTCGACCGAACTCACGGCCGGCGAGTTCATCCGCCAGATGCACTCGCTGTCCTACGACGTGGTCGACCACCTGCTCTCGGGGAAGGTGCTGTTCCTCCACGCGGACGTGGACACGCACCGCAACGGCGACCGCCGCGAGTTGCTCTCGCGGCTGACCCAGCCCAGCCTGCTGTGGCAGGGCGACGTGGTCGTGGTCGACGCCTTCAGCGCGTTCCTGCGCAACGACCCGACGTTCGACGCCATCACCGGCGTCGGCGACGAGGACCACAAGATGGAGAACGTCCTCACGTACCTGCAGGGGATGACGGCGAAGGGGAAGTCGGTCGTGCTGACGGTCGACCCCGACGCCGTCACCGAGAAGGCCATGACGCCCATCCGGAGCGTCGCGGACGTGTTCCTGCAGATCGAGACGGAGACGGTCGGGCAGGCCATCAGGCGGACCATCCGCGTCCGCCGGTTCACCAACATGCGCGACCCCGTCGACGACTCCATCGGCTTCAACGTCCAGCAGGGTCGCGGGCTGACCATCGTGAACCGGACGGTGGCCTGA
- a CDS encoding flagellar protein G, which produces MASTSVSSLIMFIAAMLIAVSVAGTMVTNVGEVSSSIDAKSADAAQKIDTEVDIISDPGSAAVYDDGSGTITLLVKNTGNGRLPNATSNVDVLVDGQYVSDGDRSLTVVDGAEWRPGNVARLDLDRSLSAGSHRVVVIVNGDEEVFEFYV; this is translated from the coding sequence ATGGCGAGTACGTCAGTCTCGAGTCTCATCATGTTCATCGCGGCGATGCTCATCGCGGTGAGCGTCGCCGGCACCATGGTGACCAACGTCGGCGAGGTGAGTAGCTCGATAGATGCCAAGAGTGCCGACGCGGCACAGAAGATCGACACCGAGGTGGACATCATCTCCGACCCCGGCAGTGCCGCGGTGTACGACGACGGGTCGGGCACCATCACGCTCCTGGTGAAGAACACCGGGAACGGGCGCCTGCCGAACGCGACGAGCAACGTCGACGTCCTCGTCGACGGCCAGTACGTCTCCGACGGCGACCGGTCGCTGACCGTCGTCGACGGGGCGGAGTGGCGGCCGGGCAACGTCGCCCGGCTCGACCTCGACCGGAGCCTCTCTGCGGGGTCGCACCGCGTGGTCGTCATCGTGAACGGCGACGAGGAGGTGTTCGAGTTCTACGTATGA